The genomic stretch CTGGTATCATGAGATTAAAGAACTGGTTATATAGAAAGATGTTTAAGGAATGTAGTTTTAGGGAAAATTTATCAATGTTCGCAAGTGTATTAGGAGTTGGTGCATTTATAAGTATGTTTAATATGTTATGTACACTTATAGTTGCAGGTACTTGTGCATTTAGCTCTATTTTTATTGGTATTTTTGCAGTTATGTTCGTTGTCTTTtcaattattataataatattatttgttatgACGCGGATGCTTTTTAGATGGTTAAGGAAATACACAGCAGTATATAATGGAACATGtggaaaataatttattatatatatatatatatatatatttgt from Plasmodium reichenowi strain SY57 chromosome Unknown, whole genome shotgun sequence encodes the following:
- a CDS encoding exported protein (hyp15), with the translated sequence MYENLPDRQEWNYGSNKKLNNEFEKYYIKNNSLKSISGIMRLKNWLYRKMFKECSFRENLSMFASVLGVGAFISMFNMLCTLIVAGTCAFSSIFIGIFAVMFVVFSIIIIILFVMTRMLFRWLRKYTAVYNGTCGK